One genomic window of Oncorhynchus kisutch isolate 150728-3 linkage group LG26, Okis_V2, whole genome shotgun sequence includes the following:
- the arglu1a gene encoding arginine and glutamate-rich protein 1-A isoform X1: protein MGRSRSRSSSRSKHSKSSKHSKKRSRSRSRDKERSKKRSKSREAKRNRRRESRSRSRSATVSTRRERERAVTPPERIDIFGRTLSKRSALDEKQRKEEEEKKVEMERQRKINPPLFLSPPMPCSRQVEIEEKLIEEETARRVEELVAKRVEEELEKRRDEIEREVLRRVEEAKRIMERQLLEELERQRHAELQAQKAREEEETSKREELEKILEENNRKIADAQAKLAEEQLRIVEEQRKIHEERMKLDQDRQRQQKEEQKMILGKGKSRPKLSFSLKATE, encoded by the exons ATGGGTCGCTCGAGGAGTCGCAGTTCGTCCCGTTCCAAACACTCCAAAAGCAGCAAGCACAGCAAAAAACGGAGCCGGTCGCGTTCAAGGGACAAGGAGAGGTCCAAGAAGCGATCCAAGTCCCGTGAAGCGAAGAGGAACCGGCGCAGAGAGTCGCGTTCTCGTTCCCGGTCAGCCACAGTCTCGACCcgcagggaaagggagagagcggTCACACCGCCGGAGAGAATCGACATATTCGGCAGGACGTTGAGCAAGAGAAGCGCCTTGGACGAAAaacagagaaaagaggaggaggagaagaaggttgagatggaaagacagaggaaGAT CaaccctcccctctttctctccccacccATGCCGTGCAGCCGTCAGGTGGAGATAGAGGAGAAGCTGATCGAGGAGGAGACGGCACGTCGCGTGGAGGAGCTGGTGGCCAAGCGGgtggaggaggagctggagaaaCGTAGGGACGAGATCGAGCGGGAGGTGCTGCGGCGTGTGGAGGAGGCCAAGCGCATCATGGAGCGCCAGCTGTTGGAGGAGCTGGAGAGACAGAGGCATGCCGAGCTGCAGGCCCAGAAGGCCAGAGAG GAGGAAGAAACATCCAAACGGGAGGAGCTGGAGAAAATCTTGGAGGAGAATAACCGCAAGATTGCCGATGCTCAGGCCAAGCTG GCCGAGGAGCAGTTGCGTATCGTAGAGGAGCAGAGAAAGATTCATGAGGAGAGGATGAAGCTGGATCAGGATCGCCAGCGGCAGCAGAAGGAGGAGCAGAAAATGATCCTGGGCAAGGGAAAGTCCCGGCCCaagctctccttctccctcaagGCCACCGAATGa
- the arglu1a gene encoding arginine and glutamate-rich protein 1-A isoform X2 → MGRSRSRSSSRSKHSKSSKHSKKRSRSRSRDKERSKKRSKSREAKRNRRRESRSRSRSATVSTRRERERAVTPPERIDIFGRTLSKRSALDEKQRKEEEEKKVEMERQRKIRQVEIEEKLIEEETARRVEELVAKRVEEELEKRRDEIEREVLRRVEEAKRIMERQLLEELERQRHAELQAQKAREEEETSKREELEKILEENNRKIADAQAKLAEEQLRIVEEQRKIHEERMKLDQDRQRQQKEEQKMILGKGKSRPKLSFSLKATE, encoded by the exons ATGGGTCGCTCGAGGAGTCGCAGTTCGTCCCGTTCCAAACACTCCAAAAGCAGCAAGCACAGCAAAAAACGGAGCCGGTCGCGTTCAAGGGACAAGGAGAGGTCCAAGAAGCGATCCAAGTCCCGTGAAGCGAAGAGGAACCGGCGCAGAGAGTCGCGTTCTCGTTCCCGGTCAGCCACAGTCTCGACCcgcagggaaagggagagagcggTCACACCGCCGGAGAGAATCGACATATTCGGCAGGACGTTGAGCAAGAGAAGCGCCTTGGACGAAAaacagagaaaagaggaggaggagaagaaggttgagatggaaagacagaggaaGAT CCGTCAGGTGGAGATAGAGGAGAAGCTGATCGAGGAGGAGACGGCACGTCGCGTGGAGGAGCTGGTGGCCAAGCGGgtggaggaggagctggagaaaCGTAGGGACGAGATCGAGCGGGAGGTGCTGCGGCGTGTGGAGGAGGCCAAGCGCATCATGGAGCGCCAGCTGTTGGAGGAGCTGGAGAGACAGAGGCATGCCGAGCTGCAGGCCCAGAAGGCCAGAGAG GAGGAAGAAACATCCAAACGGGAGGAGCTGGAGAAAATCTTGGAGGAGAATAACCGCAAGATTGCCGATGCTCAGGCCAAGCTG GCCGAGGAGCAGTTGCGTATCGTAGAGGAGCAGAGAAAGATTCATGAGGAGAGGATGAAGCTGGATCAGGATCGCCAGCGGCAGCAGAAGGAGGAGCAGAAAATGATCCTGGGCAAGGGAAAGTCCCGGCCCaagctctccttctccctcaagGCCACCGAATGa